One segment of Anastrepha obliqua isolate idAnaObli1 chromosome 3, idAnaObli1_1.0, whole genome shotgun sequence DNA contains the following:
- the LOC129240942 gene encoding uncharacterized protein LOC129240942, which yields MKRIRQEKRTLAEFHCEVSKALNLALTKVEMDSSGNPSPMKEYANKEAVRTFILGLNSKYTSGTLYSHNPNDLETAYAIASTIYHDNVNSQFDIPQYNQHRQYNSTLQYQNQGRKYYEIPQRYRPKVQVQYNHTAPRQQHEPMNVAPSQQYTRSANRNHSAPQQNSYDRQMQGLAPNNPFRGDPQKRDRNPSSRNYNTQQKVQRVNQIREEKL from the coding sequence ATGAAGAGAATAAGGCAGGAAAAAAGAACCTTGGCAGAGTTCCATTGCGAAGTCAGTAAGGCACTTAATCTTGCACTCACTAAAGTTGAGATGGATAGCTCAGGAAATCCATCACCTATGAAAGAATATGCGAACAAGGAAGCTGTAAGGACATTCATTCTTGGTCTGAATAGCAAATATACCAGCGGCACCCTATATAGCCACAATCCAAATGACTTAGAAACCGCTTACGCTATCGCAAGTACAATATACCACGATAACGTGAACTCACAGTTCGACATTCCGCAATATAATCAGCACAGACAATATAATAGTACATTGCAGTATCAAAACCAAGGCAGAAAATATTACGAGATACCACAAAGGTACAGACCCAAAGTACAGGTGCAATACAATCACACTGCACCCAGGCAACAGCACGAACCAATGAACGTAGCTCCATCACAACAGTACACGAGATCCGCAAATAGGAATCATTCTGCTCCACAACAAAACAGCTATGACCGCCAAATGCAAGGATTAGCTCCAAATAATCCATTTCGAGGAGATCCTCAAAAAAGAGACCGAAATCCTTCATCTCGTAACTACAACACACAACAGAAGGTACAACGTGTGAACCAAATACGCGAGGAAAAACTTTAA